In bacterium BMS3Abin08, one DNA window encodes the following:
- the ybaQ_1 gene encoding putative HTH-type transcriptional regulator YbaQ, whose product MFMLKREPIHPGKILLEDLMKPLGITQKELAEELRTSFRTINEIVNGKRAVSPDMALRLSKYFGMSADFWLNAQKNYDLQKAWLKNKDIIKEITTRKAA is encoded by the coding sequence ATGTTTATGCTTAAGAGAGAACCAATTCATCCAGGAAAAATTTTGCTGGAAGATCTGATGAAACCACTCGGGATTACACAGAAGGAACTTGCTGAAGAATTAAGGACATCCTTCAGAACGATCAATGAGATCGTCAATGGCAAAAGGGCTGTTTCTCCCGATATGGCCTTGAGGCTTTCCAAATATTTTGGGATGAGTGCAGATTTCTGGCTCAATGCACAAAAAAATTATGATCTTCAAAAGGCATGGCTAAAGAATAAAGACATCATTAAAGAAATAACCACAAGGAAGGCAGCCTGA
- the higB-1 gene encoding toxin HigB-1: protein MVPPLISFISTRNFVLQMCIIRSLFQELYEDYSHGYQARAQRTPLSSGLDKYNYMRYIVIVIKGFYDKESEKLYLIGKSRKLPQNIISTALRKLEQLNAASQIEDLRIFPGNRLEQLKGKMKGKCSIRINDQWRIVFSFSNGNAYDVEITDYHK, encoded by the coding sequence GTGGTCCCTCCGCTCATTTCATTTATTTCCACACGTAACTTTGTACTGCAGATGTGCATAATAAGATCACTCTTTCAGGAACTCTATGAAGATTACAGTCATGGATATCAGGCCCGGGCACAAAGGACACCCCTTTCCTCTGGACTTGACAAATATAACTATATGCGTTATATTGTTATTGTGATCAAGGGTTTTTATGACAAGGAAAGCGAAAAACTATACTTGATAGGAAAAAGCCGGAAATTGCCGCAAAATATAATTAGTACGGCATTGCGAAAATTAGAACAACTAAATGCTGCTTCACAGATTGAAGATTTAAGAATTTTTCCAGGAAACAGGCTTGAACAATTGAAAGGCAAAATGAAAGGAAAGTGCAGTATAAGAATCAATGATCAATGGCGCATTGTTTTTAGCTTTTCTAATGGCAATGCGTATGACGTTGAAATAACAGACTACCATAAATAG